GTCCGTTTTTCGTGAATGAAGATTTGGTGTCGATTCGAAGTaagatttttccctttttaactcgaattttcttaaaaaaatatttttttcacagaaaatccGTTTTCTTGGCACAAAAATTACTCGATGTTATTCATCGACAATCCCGTTGGAGCTGGATTTTCTTTCACTGATGAAGATGGTTACACGCAAAATGTCACACAAGTTGCTAAACATTTGCATATTGGTTTgactcaatttttgaaaatgtttccgTGGCTTCAAAATGTTCCGTTTTTCATCGCAGGAGAGTCGTATGCtgggtaaatatttaaaaaaaattaataaataaatttcgttaacaaattttagaaaaaaataaaaaaaaaaaatttttcaattttaatgaattttttaatttaaatatttttttaatttttatattttttttaattttaataattttttaattaaaataattttttcaattttaatagattttttaatttaaatatttttttaatttttatgttttttttttaaattttaataaattttttaattaaaataatttttttcaattttaataagtttttcaattttaataattttttttatttgattttttttttaattttaataactatttaattaaaataattttttcaattttaatatttttttaaattttactaaattttttattttaatatattttttaatttaatttttttttaatttaaatgttttttcaattttaataaattttttcaattttaataaattttttaatttgaataattttttttttttagaaaatacatACCTGCAATCGGTTACGAGATTtacgaacaaaataaaatcgacGACGGAAaagagtttaaaataaatcttaaaggACTTGCGATCGGAAATGGCTTCAGTGATCCTTATAACATGATGTATTACTCCCAATTTGCTTTTCAAACAGGATTAATTGACCAGCATGCTCGAAACGAAATGCgagttttcgaaattttagcTCAAGAGAACATTAGCAACGCAAAAGGAAAAGTCgtaagtttaattttcaacaaatttcgataaaaaattaacttttctctTTTAGTTTTGGGATTTGGCGCTCTATACTTTCCTCAAACACAGTCGTTACGGCAACGTTTACAACATTTTGCATCCAGAAGTGTACAAATTGGACTCGTATTTGACGTTTGTGGATCAGGCTCATGTaagattttcacatttttcgttaaatttttcaaaaaataaatttttcgacttgaaaattttagatacgAAAGGCTCTTCACATCGGAAATCAAGAATTCGCTCCCCCAACTGCCGTTTATTACAATTTACTCGAAGATTTTATGGATTCGGCGATGCCATGGGTTGAAAAACTCCTCGATCAAGGACTTCGTATCATGTTTTACAGCGGAAATTTGGATTTTATCGTCGCTTATCCCGTTTCTGAGAACGCCTAC
The sequence above is drawn from the Culicoides brevitarsis isolate CSIRO-B50_1 chromosome 1, AGI_CSIRO_Cbre_v1, whole genome shotgun sequence genome and encodes:
- the LOC134837245 gene encoding venom serine carboxypeptidase-like yields the protein MQNYTIFLLFCFAFIQLCVAQLFYDGNLPQWKTRKLSVKGAGKPLILTSHIEEGNDRKARQLSRVDKKLFLNVTSYSGYLTVDKEHNSNLFFWFFPAEGTEHLYDEDEFAEYDYEEWDKKKQKKKKSRQESDPDWENENKPLVLWLQGGPGASSLFGLFVENGPFFVNEDLVSIRKNPFSWHKNYSMLFIDNPVGAGFSFTDEDGYTQNVTQVAKHLHIGLTQFLKMFPWLQNVPFFIAGESYAGKYIPAIGYEIYEQNKIDDGKEFKINLKGLAIGNGFSDPYNMMYYSQFAFQTGLIDQHARNEMRVFEILAQENISNAKGKVFWDLALYTFLKHSRYGNVYNILHPEVYKLDSYLTFVDQAHIRKALHIGNQEFAPPTAVYYNLLEDFMDSAMPWVEKLLDQGLRIMFYSGNLDFIVAYPVSENAYYHMNWKGREEYRQARRLSFLVDGKLAGYVKRARNVFIEAVILNAGHMVPTDQPKVCLELIDDFIHKRI